One window from the genome of Tachypleus tridentatus isolate NWPU-2018 chromosome 11, ASM421037v1, whole genome shotgun sequence encodes:
- the LOC143232386 gene encoding aldehyde dehydrogenase 1A1-like has product MRNPEVKFTEIFINNEWRKSVSGKVFPTINPATGEKITDVQEGDKADVDKAVQAAKEAFKLGSAWRTMDASERGRLLNRFADLLERDKDYLASLETTDCGKPFKNALEDMEMGIKSIRYFAGWADKIHGKTIPADGNLFSFTRIEPVGVCGMIIPWNFPLLMMTNKLGPSLAAGNTVVLKPAEQTPLTALYAASLIKEAGFPPGVVNIIPGYGPTAGAAISEHPDIDKVSFTGSTEVGKLIQEAAGKSNTKRVTLEMGGKSPLVVFADADLDKAVEVAHFACFVNQGECCCAASRTYIQEEIYDAFVQKSKEQAMTKIVGDPFDDKTEQGPQVDNEQFIKILDLIESGKKEGAKVECGGGRLGEKGYFIQPTVFSSVTDNMKIAKEEIFGPVQQLIKFKTLDEVIERANNTHYGLAAGIFTNNVETALMYSQGVRAGSIWVNCYLAVKPQTPFGGYKMSGQGREFGEDALHEYTEIKTVTIQLPQKNS; this is encoded by the exons ATGAGGAATCCTGAAGTAAAATTTACCGAG ATCTTTATCAATAATGAATGGCGTAAGTCTGTGAGTGGAAAAGTGTTTCCAACAATCAATCCTGCAACTGGAGAAAAGATTACGGATGTACAGGAAGGAGACAAG gcAGATGTTGATAAGGCAGTACAGGCAGCTAAAGAGGCATTTAAGTTGGGTTCTGCATGGCGTACTATGGATGCATCTGAGAGAGGAAGGCTACTCAACAGATTTGCTGACTTGCTGGAACGAGATAAGGACTACTTAGCT AGCCTGGAAACTACGGATTGTGGAAAGCCATTTAAAAATGCTTTAGAAGATATGGAAATGGGAATAAAATCTATTCGTTATTTTGCCGGATGGGCTGACAAGATTCATGGAAAGACTATACCAGCAG ATGGTAATCTTTTCAGCTTTACAAGAATTGAACCAGTGGGAGTCTGTGGCATGATTATTCCT tggAACTTCCCTCTCTTAATGATGACAAATAAACTTGGGCCTAGCTTGGCTGCTGGAAACACTGTTGTACTCAAGCCTGCTGAACAAACTCCTCTAACAGCTCTGTATGCAGCAAGTTTAATTAAAGAAGCTGGCTTTCCTCCTggtgttgttaacattattcccGGTTATGGACCGACTGCTGGGGCAGCTATTTCTGAACATCCTGATATTGATAAGGTTTCTTTTACAGGTTCAACTGAG gtTGGCAAGTTAATTCAGGAAGCAGCAGGTAAAAGCAACACTAAACGAGTGACTCTTGAAATGGGAGGAAAAAGTCCTTTGGTAGTGTTTGCAGATGCTGACT TGGACAAGGCAGTTGAGGTTGCTCACTTTGCATGCTTTGTCAACCAAGGAGAATGTTGTTGTGCTGCATCACGTACTTATATACAAGAGGAAATCTATGATGCATTTGTACAAAAGAGCAAAGAACAGGCAATGACAAAGATAGTTGGTGATCCGTTTGATGATAAGACTGAACAAGGTCCTCAG GTTGATAATGAGCAGTTTATAAAAATCTTGGACCTCATTGAATCTGGCAAAAAGGAAGGAGCAAAAGTAGAATGTGGTGGTGGGCGTCTTGGAGAAAAGGGGTATTTTATCCAGCCAacagtattttcttcagttactGACAACATGAAAATTGCTAAAGAGGAAATATTTGGACCTGTGCAACAgctgataaaatttaaaacattggaTGAGGTTATTGAAAGAGCTAATAATACTCATTATGGTTTAGCAGCTGGTATTTTCACTAATAATGTGGAAACTGCTTTGATGTATTCTCAAGGTGTCAGAGCTGGATCCATATG ggTAAACTGTTACTTAGCAGTTAAGCCACAAACACCCTTTGGAGGATATAAAATGTCTGGTCAAGGTCGTGAATT TGGAGAAGATGCTCTTCATGAATACACAGAAATTAAAACG GTTACAATTCAACTTCCACAAAAGAACTCTTAA